A part of Cryptococcus neoformans var. grubii H99 chromosome 6, complete sequence genomic DNA contains:
- a CDS encoding hydrolase, with amino-acid sequence MPHKIILDTDPGVDDVLAILLALSSPEVDLALISIVFGNTHAPVAHSNLLKIYHLLAQEVAQTAGAEGRYRRLKGQVKTMLAMGEDGPIGGEKAVAAYFHGPDGLSNISETHPHFTPPEIQPGDMHAHLDTSPKPSYEVILDILRAEPDDSVTIVALGPLTNIAHSLRADPETFAKVARVVWMGGAIDHPGNTSPVAEFNCFADPYAASSVITAAKEGKIELIMAPLDITTPHAIPFSDLIHPSVVPIPEPSTGVVRKAPETPTPLEAFISAMLVRVRGLQASFGLPDAMEMHDPVAVWYAIAHAGVPRGAGPVEGWALKGREFTIERTGEYTRGMCVVDRRGTGETGVDRSKDERILLHGLEKEKEKENGNTLSEKEVLKPRGLPLVITRTPGVEVLRSTLLGRVFGERE; translated from the exons ATGCCGCACAAAATCATCCTCGACACCGACCCAGGCGTAGACGACGtcctcgccatcctccttgCGCTCTCTTCCCCCGAAGTCGACCTGgccctcatctccatcgtcTTTGGCAACACCCACGCGCCCGTTGCGCATAGTAACTTGTTAAAGATATATCATCTCCTGGCACAAGAGGTGGCGCAGACTGCGGGCGCGGAGGGGAGGTATAGGAGGTTGAAGGGGCAGGTGAAGACGATGTTGGCGATGGGGGAGGATGGGCCGATTGGGGGGGAGAAGGCGGTGGCTGCGTACTTT CATGGTCCAGATGGATTGTCAAACATTAGCGAGACACACCCTCATTTCACTCCTCCCGAGATTCAGCCAGGGGATATGCATGCGCATCTCGACACGTCGCCCAAACCTTCTTACGAGGTGATACTTGATATCCTCAGAGCAGAGCCTGACGACAGCGTGACGATCGTCGCTCTCGGTCCAT TGACAAACATCGCGCACTCTCTACGTGCCGATCCAGAGACATTCGCCAAAGTCGCCCGTGTTGTATGGATGGGCGGTGCGATCGATCACCCGGGTAACACGTCCCCCGTCGCTGAATTCAACTGTTTTGCCGACCCTTACGCCGCATCTTCCGTCATCACTGCCGCCAAGGAGGGTAAGATTGAACTCATCATGGCTCCTCTCGACATCACCACCCCTCACGCCATCCCCTTCTCTGATCTCATCCACCCTTCCGTCGTCCCCATCCCCGAGCCGTCTACCGGTGTCGTCCGAAAAGCCCCAGAAACGCCCACACCGCTGGAAGCATTCATCTCTGCGATGCTCGTCAGGGTCCGTGGTCTCCAAGCGAGTTTTGGGCTACCGGATGCGATGGAGATGCATGATCCTGTAGCCGTGTGGTATGCTATTGCGCACGCTGGTGTTCCCCGGGGGGCCGGGCCGGTGGAAGGGTGGGCGctgaagggaagggagtTTACGATTGAGCGGACGGGCGAGTATACGAGAGGGATGTGTGTGGTGGATCGACGCGGAACGGGAGAGACAGGAGTGGATAGGAGTAAGGATGAGCGTATTCTTTTGCATGGGCtagagaaggagaaggagaaggagaatggaaaTACATTGTCAGAGAAGGAGGTGTTGAAGCCGCGGGGGTTGCCGCTTGTGATCACGCGCACGCCGGGGGTGGAAGTGCTGAGGAGTACGCTGCTTGGACGTGTGTTTGGAGAGCGGGAGTAA
- a CDS encoding leukotriene A-4 hydrolase/aminopeptidase, with protein MSFHPQFIPQSAHIDRDPATLSNYLAIVTKHIDLNWTIDWDKQVFGGSATLRLEAKEDDVKEVVLDSSYLDINKVEVDGEVAEYKLGETIEIMGEGLTVILPKSVSKGASISVKITYSTTSQCTAVGWLTPQQTKSGKHPYLYSQCQAIHARSMLPCQDTPAVKATYGAKVRSGRGLEVLMSALRKDTVDLGDGVTEFIYDQPVGIPSYLIAIGAGELTYKPFDKLSGRNWNTGCWTEPGNMDAAYWEFHKDTANFVATAEDLASEYKFGVYDVLFLPESFPYGGMENSCLTFATPTIIAGDRSQVDVVAHEISHSWFGNGIGCASWRHFWLNEGWTTYLERLIIRATHGEQARQLSFTVGRRGLVDDLARLEPRFQRLVAEYKDYEDPDEGYSQVPYEKGANFLYYLEQTVGGLEVFLPYMKDYVKTFEGYAITTEQWRGHLFHYFGSLKNGEEVVRKLGKVDWDEWLHGDGGDLCVDIKYDDTLSKACYDLAERWNCARESEDFSSFSPQDVENFSTTQKVIMLDRLETYPPFSPKAVSALDKVYSLSSTGNAEIALRFFEIALKSSADYAEKAAEWVVSKGRMKFCRPVFRLLNEQAPELAKKTFMEHAGFYHPIARKMIAKDLGLKVE; from the exons ATGTCCTTCCACCCCCAATTCATCCCGCAATCTGCCCATATCGACAGGGATCCAGCGACCCTGTCCAACTACCTCGCCATCGTCACAAAGCACATTGACCTCAATTGGACTATCGATTGGGACAAGCAGGTATTTGGCGGGTCTGCGACGCTCAGGCTTGAGgcgaaagaggatgatgtgaaggaggtggtgtTGGATAGCAGCTATTTGGACATCAACAAAGTTGAAGTGGATGGAGAAGTTGCT GAGTACAAGCTCGGCGAGACGATTGAAATTATGGGCGAAGGATTGACTGTTATCCTCCCTAAATCTGTCTCCAAAGGCGCT TCTATCTCCGTCAAAATCACCTACTCGACCACTTCCCAGTGTACCGCCGTTGGATGGCTCACTCCTCAGCAGACCAAGTCCGGTAAACACCCATATCTCTACTCCCAATGTCAGGCTATCCACGCAAGAAGCATGCTTCCTTGCCAAGATACACCTGCAGTCAAGGCAACTTATGGTGCCAAAGTTCGTTCTGGTAGGGGTTTGGAGGTGTTGATGAGCGCGTTGAGGAAGGATACTGTTGACcttggagatggtgttACGGAATTTATCTATGATCAG CCCGTTGGCATCCCCAGCTACCTTATCGCCATCGGTGCAGGCGAGCTCACCTATAAACCATTCGACAAGCTCTCTGGCCGAAACTGGAATACCGGCTGCTGGACCGAACCCGGAAACATGGACGCTGCCTACTGGGAATTCCACAAGGACACTGCCAACTTTGTCGCTACCGCCGAGGATCTAGCGTCCGAGTACAAGTTTGGCGTTTACgacgtcctcttcctccccgaGTCCTTCCCTTACGGCGGAATGGAGAACTCTTGCCTCACTTTTGCCACACCTACCATTATTGCCGGCGACCGATCCCAGGTGGACGTTGTCGCTCATGAGATTAGTCACTCGTGGTTCGGTAACGGGATCGGGTGTGCTTCATGGCGACATTTCTGGTTGAATGAAGGGTGGACGACTTACCTCGAGCGATTGATCATCCGTGCTACCCATGGCGAACAGGCTCGTCAATTGTCTTTTACTGTCGGTCGACGGGGGTTGGTCGATGATCTTGCCCGATTGGAGCCTCGGTTCCAGCGATTGGTCGCAGAGTACAAGGATTATGAGGATCCTGATGAGGGGTACAGTCAGGTACCTTATGAAAAAGGTGCAAACTTTTTGTATTATCTCGAACAGACTGTGGGAGGTCTTGAGGTTTTCTTGCCTTACATGAAGGATTACGTCAAGACTTTTGAGGGATATGCCATCACCACTGAGCAGTGGAGGGGACATTTGTTCCATTACTTTGGTAGTTTGAAGaatggggaagaggtggtaCGAAAGTTGGGTAAGGTTGACTGGGACGAG TGGCTCCACGGTGACGGCGGCGACCTCTGCGTTGACATTAAATACGACGACACTCTGTCCAAAGCT TGCTATGACCTCGCTGAGAGGTGGAACTGTGCTAGGGAGAGCGAAGACTTTTCCAGTTTCTCACCCCAGGACGTTGAGAATTTCTCTACTACCCAGAAAG TGATCATGCTCGACCGACTCGAGACCTAtccccccttctcccccaAAGCGGTCTCTGCCCTGGATAAAGTCtattctctctcttccaccggTAACGCCGAAATCGCCCTCCGTTTCTTTGAGATTGCCCTCAAATCTTCTGCTGATTATGCCGAAAAGGCGGCCGAATGGGTGGTTTCTAAGGGAAGGATGAAGTTCTGCCGACCAGTTTTCAGGTTGTTGAATGAACAAGCGCCAGAgttggcgaagaagacgttTATGGAGCATGCCGGGTTCTATCACCCTATTGCGAGGAAAATGATTGCAAAGGATTTGGGCCTTAAGGTGGAGTGA
- a CDS encoding mitochondrial processing peptidase has protein sequence MIRMPAIPRFASKAITSSRLLVPSRHATTAATSSAHTLSPAGTVTTLPNKLRVATESIPGHFHAVGVYIDAGSRYESQRTSGVSHLLDRLAFKSTDKHTDAQMTTLIDSLGSQVTCASSRETIMYQSTVFPQSLPLALELISSTIRHPLLLPEELLAQKEAAAYEIREIWAKPELILPEILHTVAFQDNTLGMPLLCPESQLGVLGEEEVRGFMRDWYRPERMVVAGVGMPHEELVMLAEKFFGDMPATTTTAGSLHPSVAQAQQPLGSKSFATASALPVSQDYTNLAHAKAQYTGGELYMEKPEEEFVHIHIGFEGLGIHDPDIYALATLQTLLGGGGSFSAGGPGKGMYTRLYTKVLNQYHAVDFCSAFHHCYADSGLFGISASVYPQFASRIVDVMAGQLHALTGPMFGGVEEKEVRRAKNMLKSTLVMALESRLTAVEDLGRQVQIHGHKVPVEDMCAKIDALTMADLHRVANRILRPGNSSEGRLNYGLGSGKATIVAQGPGLGALGDVRRILKDRWVLGV, from the exons ATGATCAGGATGCCGGCAATCCCCCGCTTCGCTTCAAAAGCGATCACCAGCTCGAGGCTGCTAGTCCCGTCCCGACATGCCACAACAGCTGCCACTTCTTCCGCTCAC ACATTGAGTCCCGCTGGAACAGTTACAACCCTCCCCAACAAACTTCGTGTTGCTACAGAGTCTATCCCTGGGCATTTCCACGCTGTGGGAGTCTACATCGATGCCGGTAGTCGATATGAAAGCCAGAGGACTAGCGGCGTATCACATCTTTTGGACCGATTGGCTTTCAAG AGCACAGACAAGCATACTGATGCCCAGATGACTACCCTCATCGACTCTTTGGGTTCCCAAGTTACTTGTGCTTCTTCCCGCGAGACCATCATGTACCAATCCACTGTTTTCCCCCAGTCTCTCCCTCTGGCCCTCGAactcatctcttccactATTAGAcatcccctccttctcccagaAGAGCTTTTAGCGCAAAAGGAAGCTGCTGCATATGAGATTCGGGAAATCTGGGCGAAGCCGGAATTGATCTTGCCGGAAATATTGCATACCGTCGCTTTCCAGGACAACACCCTTGGTATGCCCCTGCTGTGTCCTGAGAGTCAGCTTGGCGTTctcggagaagaagaagttagGGGATTTATGAGGGATTGGTACCGACcagagaggatggtggtTGCTGGTGTCGGCATGCCGCACGAAGAACTCGTCATGCTTGCCGAAAAGTTCTTTGGAGACATGCCCGCTACCACTACCACCGCTGgatctctccatccttctgTTGCTCAAGCGCAACAGCCTTTGGGGAGTAAATCATTTGCGACCGCGTCTGCTTTACCCGTCTCTCAAGATTACACCAACCTCGCGCACGCTAAGGCCCAGTATACCGGCGGCGAGCTTTACATGGAGaagccagaagaagaatttgTCCATATTCACATTGGCTTCGAAGGATTGGGAATTCATGATCCTGACATC TATGCTCTCGCGACTCTTCAAACTCTGCTTGGCGGAGGCGGCTCCTTCTCCGCCGGAGGGCCAGGTAAAGGCATGTACACCCGCCTCTACACTAAAGTTCTGAACCAATACCATGCCGTTGACTTTTGTTCCGCCTTCCACCACTGTTACGCTGATTCCGGCCTGTTCGGCATCTCAGCCTCTGTGTATCCGCAATTCGCGTCTAGGATAGTTGATGTCATGGCGGGACAACTGCATGCGTTGACGGGACCCATGTTTGGTGGcgtggaggagaaggaggtgagAAGAGCAAAGAATATGTTGAAGAGTACTTTGGTCATGGCGTTGGAGAGTCGGTTGACTGCTGTCGAGG ATCTCGGCCGCCAAGTACAGATCCATGGCCACAAGGTCCCCGTCGAAGACATGTGCGCCAAGATTGACGCGCTCACTATGGCGGACCTCCACCGCGTCGCGAACCGTATTTTGAGGCCGGGCAACTCGTCAGAAGGGAGATTGAATTACGGATTAGGATCAGGCAAAGCGACGATAGTGGCGCAGGGACCGGGATTGGGTGCGTTGGGCGATGTGAGACGGATACTGAAGGATAGGTGGGTGTTGGGTGTGTAA
- a CDS encoding elongator complex protein 5, whose product MPKDTPSSLLPHILDNTQVPHQPLLILRDEPTFPATPIFNHLLATAVSRNEQITLVTVLNPPEEYLDPSLLRRDGIKILDLSGYVPGYTSNLSFPEIKQRILSSYNGGQIFIDALHVLGEDYSFAGMVSLLRSLLASIKSHKAPSRLILPLHPSLLHHFTPPTLSSTLSLLSPLPLPLLTHLSKLYLSPISSSPSANYWMVLENAMKRGVGKELAYKGEERLEVGAKDWEEGVGVSVLVRKATGGIKGISRSLEAVVLTPPSHPSSSATNSQLTLPPLSSLISLTPFTLPPPSAIPSDASTHGYPSQAATHADLDLPFNLSLTDSQRQARAQVPLPYAHEGEGASGDLVWEDEEESDDEEI is encoded by the exons ATGCCAAAGGACACACCATCGTCCCTTCTCCCACATATCCTCGATAACACTCAGGTTCCGCATCAGCCCCTGCTTATCCTCCGGGACGAACCCACTTTTCCTGCTACGCCGATAttcaatcatctccttgCAACTGCTGTTTCTAG AAACGAGCAAATCACCCTCGTGACCGTCCTTAACCCGCCTGAAGAATATCTTGATCCGAGTTTACTGCGCAGAGATGGGATAAAGATCCTTGACCTTTCGGGCTATGTTCCCGGGTATACTTCAaacctttcttttccagaGATCAAACAACGAATACTCTCTTCTT ATAATGGTGGACAAATATTTATTGATGCGTTGCATGTCCTGGGTGAGGATTATTCCTTTGCTGGAATGGTAAGCCTTCTTCGAAGCTTGCTGGCATCTATAAAAAGCCATAAAG CCCCCTCGCGACTCATCCTCCCTCtgcatccttctctcctccaccacttcACCCCTCCAACCCTCTCTTCAACGCTCTCCCTCTTGtccccccttcctctcccactCCTCACCCATTTATCCAAACTCTACCTCtcccccatctcctccagcCCATCCGCGAATTACTGGATGGTGCTGGAGAATGCTATGAAAAGAGGGGTGGGCAAGGAACTGGCTTATAAAGGCGAAGAGAGGCTTGAAGTGGGCGCAAAAGATTGGGAAGAGGGTGTGGGCGTGAGTGTGTTGGTAAGAAAAGCGACGGGAGGGATAAAAGGGATATCCCGCTCCCTCGAAGCAGTGGTCCTCACCCCAccatcccatccttcatcttctgcgACCAACTCACAACTCACCCTCCCACCCCTTTCATCCCTCATCAGTCTCACTCCATTCACCCTCCCACCTCCATCTGCAATCCCGTCCGACGCCTCGACCCATGGTTATCCCTCTCAAGCAGCTACCCACGCCGACCTCGACTTACCCTTCAACCTCTCTCTCACAGACTCTCAGCGTCAGGCTCGTGCACAGGTGCCGTTACCGTACGCTCATGAGGGAGAGGGTGCGAGTGGGGATCTGGtgtgggaagatgaggaagagagcgacgatgaagagataTAG
- a CDS encoding cytoplasmic protein, which produces MSTAKKLQNKLFRAGQEQPSAGAAAGDVTPVASGASTPVPEQLKINIPAPPGAQQGDKREKENLPKRPPSQQESAPELSPKDAGSDVDTPEAVAQDKKQSLRDRLVAELGPRFRSVEEYRLQQSDKYQVHWKRWGPYVSERQWGTVREDYSANGDAWNSFPFEMAQSRAYRWGEDGMAGISDNHQRICFALGLWNGKDPILKERLYGLNGNQGNHGEDVKEVYYYLDSTPTHSYMKYLYKYPQTEFPYQQLKDENQNRSREVGEFELMDTDLFDEDRYWDVYVEYAKDEEFADAISVRITAYNRGPDPADLHILPQLFFRNTWSWGKELPPNMPSLSQEAEGVIHASHDTLGETRLYCTPSPAPAAPAKGGVVLVDGPSIVPDLLFTENDTNFERLWGGKNRTPFVKDAFHDHLIPSHRPPEPEMAKSAQEGLALKSPAVKTPKLPPAHTAAELEEDADDQRAAQSQADGDNDPAVQAAPPTPRPVSDHGHRIFVNPNKTGTKAAAHYHFTDVPANGGCVVVRLKLTPYSPDEDPSIVDEELFDENMEERRVDADEFYGRIAKGGISEDLRSIMRQALSGMLWTKQYYQYIQKEWMEGDPGQPPPPPERKWVRNKEWKHMYINDILSMPDKWEYPWFATWDTAFHCIPLAMVDPSFAKKQLDLMTREWYMKPDGALPAYEWNFSDVNPPVHAWATFRVFKIERKMFGREDLDFLERVFQKLLLNFTWWVNRKDADGNNVFEGGFLGLDNIGPFNRSEPLPTGGTLRQADGTAWMAFFSLNMLSIALELAKHNPTYEDIASKFFEHFLFISDAMTYPGSNEEHLSLWNEEDGFYYDAIQWGYGHSQQLPVRSMVGLMPLYATLVLEPQVIKRFPGFKKRMDWFIENRPDISERNVASLKTSGRGDRKLLALASKERLVRILEKMLDENEFLSEHGIRSMSLYHHDNPFSMNVNGDEFGVGYWPGDSRSGMFGGNSNWRGPIWLAVNFLLIESLQRFHQYYGDSLTVECPTGSGDYMSLAGAAEEIQHRLIHIFSRDEHGRRAVNGGNPKLNRDPHFKDYVHFYEFFHGNDGRGLGASHQTGWTGLIAWSIMQTGEFCRLPKTPKTPRSVAKHYFDEQINTPSEYAEDGSMYSAYSMHSEYDEPEPDEL; this is translated from the exons ATGAGCACAGCCAAGAAGCTCCAGAACAAGCTATTCCGGGCGGGGC AAGAACAGCCTTCCGCTGGAGCCGCAGCTGGAGATGTGACGCCCGTAGCATCCGGCGCTTCGACCCCTGTCCCTGAACAGCTCAAGATTAATATCCCTGCGCCCCCCGGGGCCCAGCAGGGGGACAAgcgggagaaggaaaa CCTTCCAAAACGTCCTCCCTCGCAACAAGAGTCCGCGCCCGAGCTTTCCC CCAAGGACGCTGGGAGCGATGTGGACACCCCCGAGGCTGTGGCCCAAGACAAAAAG CAGTCTCTCCGAGACCGTCTCGTCGCAGAGCTTGGTCCCAGATTCCGTTCCGTCGAAGAATACCGTCTCCAGCAATCCGACAAGTACCAAGTCCACTGGAAACGATGGGGTCCATATGTCAGCGAGAGGCAGTGGGGTACCGTCCGAGAGGACTATTCGGCGAATGGCGATGCCTGGAATTCGTTTCCGTTTGAGATGGCGCAGTCAAGAGCTTATAGGTGgggtgaagatggaatGGCGGGTATTTC GGATAACCACCAACGAATTTGTTTCGCCCTTGGTCTTTGGAACGGTAAAGACCCCATTCTGAAAGAACGTCTCTACGGCCTCAACGGTAACCAGGGAAATCACGGTGAAGACGTTAAAGAGGTTTACTATTACCTCGACTCTACCCCGACACATTCGTACATGAAATATCTCTACAAATACCCGCAAACCGAATTCCCGTACCAGCagttgaaggatgagaacCAAAACAGGAGCAGGGAGGTGGGCGAGTTTGAATTGATGGATACTGATCTCTTTGACGAGGATCGCTACTGGGACGTTTACGTCGAG TACGCcaaagacgaagaattCGCAGACGCCATCTCTGTCCGAATCACAGCCTACAACCGCGGCCCCGACCCTGCCGACTTGCACATCCTCCcccaactcttcttccgcaaCACCTGGTCATGGGGTAAAGAACTCCCCCCCAACAtgccttccctctcccaagAAGCCGAAGGCGTCATCCACGCTTCACACGATACCCTCGGTGAAACCCGTCTATACTGTACCCCTTCCCCGGCCCCTGCCGCCCCTGCAAAAGGAGGCGTCGTCCTCGTCGACGGACCTAGTATCGTCCCAGACTTGTTATTCACAGAGAACGACACAAACTTTGAGAGGCTTTGGGGTGGAAAGAATAGGACGCCGTTCGTGAAGGATGCTTTCCACGATCATCTTATTCCATCTCACAGGCCTCCAGAGCCTGAGATGGCCAAGTCTGCCCAGGAAGGGTTGGCGTTGAAGAGTCCGGCAGTCAAGACACCCAAGTTACCCCCTGCGCATACCGCTGCTGAACTCGAAGAGGATGCCGATGATCAGCGTGCAGCCCAGAGCCAGGCGGACGGCGACAACGATCCCGCCGTGCAAGCCGCCCCTCCGACTCCCCGCCCCGTATCAGACCACGGCCACCGCATATTCGTCAACCCCAACAAGACTGGCACAAAAGCAGCTGCCCATTACCACTTCACCGACGTGCCCGCGAACGGCGGCTGTGTCGTCGTCCGTCTCAAACTCACCCCTTACTCACCCGACGAAGACCCTAGTATcgtggatgaagagcttTTCGATGAGAAtatggaagagagaagggtggATGCGGATGAGTTTTATGGAAGAATTGCGAAAGGGGGTATAAGTGAGGACTTGAGGAGTATCATGAGGCAAGCGTTGAGTGGGATGTTGTG GACAAAGCAGTACTACCAATACATCCAGAAGGAATGGATGGAAGGCGATCCTGGGCAgccacctcctcctcctgaaCGCAAGTGGGTCCGAAACAAG GAATGGAAACACATGTACATCAACGACATTCTCTCTATGCCTGACAAATGGGAGTACCCCTGGTTTGCCACTTGGGACACTGCATTCCACTGTATCCCCCTTGCCATGGTTGATCCCTCTTTCGCCAAGAAACAGCTCGATCTCATGACCCGTGAATGGTACATGAAACCCGACGGCGCTTTACCAGCATACGAATGGAACTTTAGCGACGTCAACCCGCCCGTGCACGCATGGGCTACCTTTCGAGTATTCAAAATTGAGCGAAAAATGTTTGGCAGGGAGGATCTCGACTTTTTGGAACGCGTGTTCCAGAAACTGCTGCTCAATTTCACTTGGTGGGTGAATAGAAAAGATGCGGACGGGAACAATGTGTTTGAAGGTGGTTTCCTCGGTTTGGATAATATCGGGCCTTTTAACAGATCAGAGCCGCTTCCTACGGGTGGGACATTGCGACAGGCAGACGGTACGGCGTGGatggccttcttctccctcaacATGCTCAGTATTGCCCTCGAGCTCGCCAAGCATAACCCCACCTACGAAGATATCGCCTCCAAATTCTTTGAacacttcctcttcatctctgaTGCCATGACTTACCCGGGCTCCAATGAGGAACATCTCTCGTTGtggaatgaagaagacggattTTACTATGACGCTATTCAATGGGGTTACGGTCATTCGCAGCAGTTGCCGGTGAGGTCAATGGTAGGCTTGATGCCGCTCTATGCGACCCTCGTTTTGGAGCCGCAGGTGATCAAACGGTTCCCCGGgttcaagaagaggatggattgGTTTATCGAGAATAGGCCAGACATATCTGAGAGGAATGTGGCGAGTTTAAAGA CCTCTGGTAGGGGCGATCGAAAGTTATTGGCGTTGGCGTCGAAAGAGAGATTGGTCAGGattttggagaagatgttggaTGAGAACGAGTTCCTTTCCGAACACGGTATCCGATC AATGTCACTCTATCACCACGACAACCCCTTCTCGATGAACGTCAACGGCGATGAATTTGGTGTCGGCTACTGGCCAGGTGACTCCCGCTCCGGCATGTTTGGTGGTAACTCCAATTGGCGAGGCCCCATCTGGCTCGCCGTCAACTTTTTGCTCATCGAATCTCTCCAACGATTCCATCAGTATTACGGCGATAGCCTCACTGTCGAGTGTCCTACAGGGAGCGGGGACTACATGTCCCTCGCCGGCGCGGCAGAAGAAATTCAACATCGTCTTATCCATATCTTCTCCCGAGACGAACATGGTCGACGAGCGGTGAACGGTGGTAATCCCAAGCTTAACAGAGACCCCCACTTCAAGGATTACGTTCATTTCTACGAGTTCTTCCATGGGAATGACGGGCGAGGATTGGGAGCGAGTCACCAGACAGGCTGGACTGGGTTGATTGCTTGGAGTATCATGCAGACGGGAGAGTTCTGTCGATTGCCCAAAACTCCAAAGA CCCCCCGATCTGTGGCAAAACACTACTTTGACGAGCAGATCAATACCCCCAGCGAGTATGCAGAGGATGGGTCGATGTATTCGGCTTATTCGATGCACTCGGAGTATGACGAACCTGAGCCTGATGAGCTCTAA